In the Pseudolabrys taiwanensis genome, one interval contains:
- a CDS encoding CHRD domain-containing protein, giving the protein MTVSIRRPRVAALAFLAVLSAAAPAAAETINLKADLKAANEVPPNDSPATGSLTAAYDTATKKLTWKGSYSNLTGPAVAAHFHAGEPGKNGGIQVPITGAGSSPFEGSATLTDAQASDLLAGRLYVNVHTAAHTAGEIRGQVQK; this is encoded by the coding sequence ATGACCGTCTCGATTCGCCGCCCCCGCGTGGCCGCCCTCGCCTTTCTCGCCGTGCTGAGCGCCGCAGCCCCCGCTGCGGCGGAAACGATCAACCTCAAGGCCGATCTCAAAGCCGCCAATGAGGTGCCGCCGAACGACAGCCCGGCGACGGGCTCTTTGACCGCCGCCTACGACACGGCGACCAAGAAACTCACCTGGAAAGGCAGCTATTCCAACCTGACCGGCCCTGCCGTCGCCGCCCATTTCCACGCCGGCGAGCCCGGCAAGAACGGCGGCATCCAGGTTCCGATCACGGGCGCCGGTTCGAGCCCCTTCGAAGGCTCCGCGACGCTCACCGACGCGCAAGCCTCCGACCTCCTGGCGGGCCGGCTCTACGTGAACGTCCATACCGCAGCGCACACAGCCGGCGAGATTCGCGGCCAAGTGCAGAAATAG